The genomic window ACAGGTCTGTCGAGTTCGTTGACCACGCAGGCAAAAAGACAAGCGCAGCCAGCGTGACCTGCCCTGCGTAAGCCAGCCTGTCCGTACTCCATCTCAGGCACTGCCCCTTTGGCAGGTCATCTTGGCTTCATGCCAAGTGGAGCAGATGAGCTCCTCCTGCTTCGTGACCTTACGAGGAACCAGTTGTGTTTGTCCAGTGGGATAACTGCATTTTAGGATAGGTGACATCTCATGGAACATCGCATGCATCTTAGTGTCCCTGACCTCAGAGCCTTAAGCGTCAGGAGCATGACCCCTGTTGACTGAGTACTAACGATGCTTTAACGAGTGCCCCCTGAGGAAGGCACTATCCCAAGCTTAGCGCATCTGAGAGTGACAACAGCTGTTAGGGTGAAGTGTGTCCTCCCCTATCCAAAGGCTGTCAGACCTGAGTCTTTCCTTACTTGCGTGGTGAATTAACCACTCCACAAACAGGAATTCTGTTTTGACTGAAACAACACCTAGTGGATGACCTTGAGAAAGCAAGGGCCAGGTCACAGAGCTTCTGTTCATCTATGCAGTGGGGATGAGGCGCACGTAACTGGAAGCAGGGGCACTTGTGCAGAGGGGAGTGCGCTCTCCTGGGGCTCCCCCAGCTCTCGTCTGTCCCTCTGCTCAGAGAACGTGATGGGATcctggcctggctgccctgccgcAAGGTTAAGGAGCAAAGAGGTGTAAAGGAATGAAGTCAGTGGGGGGAggctgagtcccagcttcactgtAATTATCTTGGATGCCGCAAACGGAGAGGTAGGCACCGGTCCCCTGGTGGGTGATGTGGGCAACTTTCCGGTTTTGCAATCGGAAATTTTCTGTATGTTGGAGTTTAAAACCACTTGGTTTTACTCAATACAAAATTCATGCCTTAGCTATTTTAGAATATGATATTAAGACCCTTAAAGGAGTTTATGGAAGCTAGTCTCATTAAACTCCTATTTACAGCAAATAAGACAAACTAGTTCTGGCCTCTGAAAGCTTATTCTACAAATTAAAAAGGTTATCTTTaaataattgtgatttttttttaatgtttatttatttgaaaggcagttagcaagaagcagaggcagagagagaaagtcttccatctgctggttcactccccaaatggccacaatggccaaagctgagctgatctgaagccagaaaccaggagcttcctccaggtctcccatatgggtgcaggtgcccaaggccttgggccatcttctactgctttcccaggccatagcagagagctggatcagaagtggaacaaccgagacttgaactggtgcccatgtgggatgcaggtgctgtaagccaaggctttaacccgctaagccacagcactgcccccatgTGATGGTGTTTTAACCACTTTGAGATTGTTTCAGAGCCCTGAGCCACCAGGCAAGGTTAAAACTAGGGAAACGGGGGCGGGTGTCGTGGAGAAGCAGCTGAAGCTGCCACGTGGCATTCCTGCACCCCATAGCAGAGCgcaggttcaggtcccagccactccactgcTGATCTAGCGTTCCTGCTCTTgcgcccaggaagcagcaggtggtggcccaagttctGGATTCCAggtctctgtgtgggagacctgagtggagtttctggctcctggtttggcctggccccagctcttgcaggcatttgggaaatgaactagtggatagaagattttctctctctctctccctccctccctgcctccctccctctccctccttccctctctgtcactctgcctttcaaataaatatttagaaaaataaaaccagggaAGCAGAAATCCAAGTGTTCAATACCAAGGCAACAACTTGCCAAGCCTCTGAGCATTCAGGTTCTATCTCGTTCCCTTGGTCCCTGGATTCGATGTGGTCCCGCACCTACTACTGCAGCCTGCGATAGAAGCCAATGCTTTGCCTCTGCCCAGGGTTTCGCTCTCATGTCGTGAAGAGCTTGTGGGAGTGGAGCCAGAGCTCTCCTAGTGCCTTCCTAttagggcctctgcacccacccagAGGGATAAagacctccctccaccccaccccccaccccgcaagCCCAGATTTCTCTTAGCCCTTGGCTCCTGATTCTTTGACCTTTAGACTTTTTTACTCCTGTGGCTCTGAACTCCGCTGACACAGGGTCACCCTGCATTCTGAATGCCCATGGGACTGCTGGGAAGGACGCTCCCAGCCTCATACTCATAGTCTCCTCCTCTGTCCCCTCAGTTCCGGCTCTAGCCCCAGCCCAGTCAACGGTCGTAGAATGGATATGGGAGTCAACGGATGAATGCAGACCATTTTTACTGGGGCTGGGGGAAAGACAGCCAAAGAAAGTGCTGGAAAGAGGAGACAGGCACATTTGCCCACAGAACGGaagctcactttccaaatgttttaGCAACACACAGCAAAAAAGAACGAAGTAAAAACAACACATGAACTGAGTTTAAAGCAGCTCCTGTGGGAAATGTAACTTGTGGGGCTGGTCTGGAACCCGGGTACCATTGCCCAGTCCTTTGGCACAACTTGCTGGGTTGCTGTGTAGTCAGACGGCTTCTCTGCCCTTGTGACCCCCGAGGTCACACCTGCAGGTCTCACCACGTCTCCTAACCCTTCCGCCTCTCCCCTGACATCATAGGAGGGCCCGCCAGGAGCGACGACCCAGGGTAAGGGCTCCCCGGGCTGTAAAACGACCTATGCTTCTGAGGATGACAGCAAATGAGCTCTGTCCAGCCGCAACCCAGAAACGCTTCCTGCCTGGGAGCAGAGGGCTCAGCCCACCCCCCAAAGAAACTGCCTGGTCCAGAAGATGGAGAAGATGAGCAGCAGGGTGACGCTGAGGATGACCGCCATCAGGTAGGCAAAGATGCGGAACTGAGGGTTGCGGAAACACCTGCGCAGGGAGTCGCGGCGGGGACGGGGGATGGGCACGGACGCCGTGGCAGGGGCCACATCCTGGGAGGCCACGTCCTGAGTCTGGGTCCCAGGCTCAGGGCCCAGGTCCAGTGTGTAAACCCGAGGCTGGCGCAGGAAGTAGCGGCTCTTGGGCTGGTCCCTGAGACAGAGCTGCCGGCCGTCCAGCATGACGTGGTGGGGCTCCAGGCGGAGCAAGGTCAGCAGGGCCGTGTCCGTGGGCAAGTCCGTGACAGGCTGCCCCGAGGCCAGCACGGTGGGCTGGCGACAGAGCGGGCACAGCAGGCGGCGCCGGGCCCGAGTCACCAGGCTGAGGTGGGCCAGGCATTCCACGCAGAAGGAGTGGCAGCAGTCCAGCACCTTGGGGGTGTGGAACGTGTTGTTGAAGGGGTTCCAGCAGACAGGGCACTCGGCCTCCAGCGGCCGGCCCTGCTGCTCCGCCATGCCCAGGCGACTGCCCCGCAGGTGTCCTGGCAGAGAGGAAAAAGGGGCAAAGGAACACCGGTAAGCGCGCTCCCTGCGCTCTGACTGAGGCTAGGAACCCTGTGGATGTTCAAAGATATTACCCACAGGCGACAGATGAGAAGGCAGCTTCAAAGCGTTTTGTTCCAGATCACCCCGTTCCTAAGCCATTGAGTGAGTCTCCCCAGCATccggggcagggctgagccacccGCACCAGCAGCACCGGAAGCAGCTGGCCTGAGAGGAGACGGATGTCCCCCGGActtcagagatgcagagagatggCCCTGGAGCTCCCTGTGTCTGCCCTTGGCCGCTCTGAATCCAGGGAGAAGGGGAGTGAGGCACAGTCAGCTCCTTCCTGGCCGCCTTAAATCCCTCACCAGTGCAGCCATGGGCTACATGAATCTTCTGGTCCCCTCGGTGGGACCAGTGCAGGCCCTCTCTCTCAGCCCCTAGGGCCAGAGGGGCAACCCTTCGGAGCTGGCTCCCGGGGCCCCTGCCTGCCAAGGGGACCCATTGTCCGATGTTTCTCCTTGACCTAGAAGCCTTGAAGAGATTCCCTGCCCGGGTCCCCAGATCAGCCCCAGTGCGTCTCCCCTGGACTCagccacacacccccaccccctccatccCTTTGTCCTGAGAAACCTTCTGGGCACCCACCTGGGCTTCCGTGGGCTCCAGTGGTCGGGCAGACTACACTGAAGGTCTGGGGctcttgcctctccctctcctgaacCTGAACCTGCAATGCTTTGGGAAACTGCTTTCTTTCTCGTCACCAACCCCGAGGCTGTCTCCATGGCAGCACCCGCACAGcacctggggctgccaggtggccCCGGCTGCAGCCTCTAGAGCACACCTACCTGGAGCCAAGGCCAGGGAGCGGCc from Oryctolagus cuniculus chromosome 1, mOryCun1.1, whole genome shotgun sequence includes these protein-coding regions:
- the RNF183 gene encoding E3 ubiquitin-protein ligase RNF183 isoform X1; its protein translation is MPVLPLYQLGVESPGLRLQLLSGDDSLITRGHLRGSRLGMAEQQGRPLEAECPVCWNPFNNTFHTPKVLDCCHSFCVECLAHLSLVTRARRRLLCPLCRQPTVLASGQPVTDLPTDTALLTLLRLEPHHVMLDGRQLCLRDQPKSRYFLRQPRVYTLDLGPEPGTQTQDVASQDVAPATASVPIPRPRRDSLRRCFRNPQFRIFAYLMAVILSVTLLLIFSIFWTRQFLWGVG
- the RNF183 gene encoding E3 ubiquitin-protein ligase RNF183 isoform X2, whose product is MAEQQGRPLEAECPVCWNPFNNTFHTPKVLDCCHSFCVECLAHLSLVTRARRRLLCPLCRQPTVLASGQPVTDLPTDTALLTLLRLEPHHVMLDGRQLCLRDQPKSRYFLRQPRVYTLDLGPEPGTQTQDVASQDVAPATASVPIPRPRRDSLRRCFRNPQFRIFAYLMAVILSVTLLLIFSIFWTRQFLWGVG